One region of Chryseobacterium sp. SORGH_AS_0447 genomic DNA includes:
- the asnB gene encoding asparagine synthase B, which translates to MCGIVCLFDAKQKTEILRPQVLEMSKKIRHRGPDWSGVFQNDKVVFSHERLAIVDPTSGKQPLFTKDGKVVLAVNGEIYNHRELKEEFPDYEFQTQSDCEVILALYRKYGKDFIEKLNGIFAFSLYDTENDVYLVARDHMGICPLYHGWDKNGNYYVASELKALEGVCRTIETFLPGHFVYSKDGSALQQWYKRDWESFYAVKDNETDISALRKGLEDAVHRQLMSDVPYGVLLSGGLDSSVISAITAKFARQRVESGDTQEAWYPRLHSFAVGLVGSPDLAAAQKAAEHIGSVHHEVNFTVQEGLDAIRDVIYHLETYDVTTVRASTPMYLLARVIKSMGIKMVLSGEGSDELFGGYLYFHKAPNAKEFHDETVRKLSKLHLYDCLRANKALMSWGIEGRVPFLDKEFMDIAMTLNPKDKMVNAAEGKIEKWVLRKAFEDLLPESIAWRQKEQFSDGVGYSWIDTLKEVAEREVSDEMMANARFRFPLNTPQNKEEYRYRTIFEEHFPSETAAATVPSVPSVACSTPIALEWDEAFKNMNDPSGRAVKVHETSYGETAETAKV; encoded by the coding sequence ATGTGTGGAATTGTATGTTTGTTTGACGCCAAACAAAAAACCGAAATACTGAGACCTCAGGTTCTTGAAATGTCTAAAAAAATACGCCACCGCGGCCCGGACTGGAGCGGGGTATTCCAAAACGACAAAGTAGTTTTCTCCCATGAAAGGCTTGCTATCGTAGACCCTACTTCCGGAAAGCAGCCTTTGTTTACCAAAGACGGGAAAGTCGTGCTGGCAGTAAACGGTGAAATCTATAACCATAGAGAATTAAAAGAGGAATTCCCTGATTATGAATTCCAGACCCAGTCGGATTGTGAAGTAATCCTGGCACTTTACAGAAAATACGGAAAAGATTTTATAGAAAAGCTGAACGGGATTTTTGCGTTCTCTTTATACGATACGGAAAACGATGTGTACCTGGTTGCCCGCGACCATATGGGAATCTGCCCGCTTTATCACGGATGGGATAAAAACGGAAACTATTATGTTGCTTCAGAACTTAAAGCACTGGAAGGTGTTTGCAGAACCATCGAGACCTTCTTACCAGGACATTTTGTATACAGCAAAGACGGAAGCGCGCTTCAGCAATGGTACAAAAGAGACTGGGAAAGCTTTTATGCCGTAAAAGACAATGAGACTGACATCAGCGCTTTAAGAAAAGGACTGGAAGATGCGGTCCACAGACAGCTGATGAGTGATGTTCCTTATGGGGTACTGCTTTCAGGAGGTCTGGATTCGTCCGTTATTTCTGCCATCACCGCAAAATTTGCCCGTCAGAGAGTCGAAAGCGGAGATACACAGGAAGCATGGTACCCGAGGCTTCACAGTTTTGCCGTTGGATTGGTAGGATCTCCTGACCTTGCAGCAGCACAAAAAGCAGCGGAGCACATCGGCTCGGTACACCATGAAGTTAATTTCACCGTTCAGGAAGGGCTGGATGCCATCAGAGACGTGATTTATCACCTGGAAACTTATGATGTAACCACCGTGAGGGCTTCTACACCGATGTATCTTCTCGCCAGGGTTATCAAATCCATGGGAATCAAGATGGTACTTTCCGGAGAGGGTTCTGATGAGCTGTTCGGCGGATACCTTTATTTCCACAAGGCACCGAATGCCAAAGAGTTTCATGATGAAACCGTAAGAAAACTGAGTAAGCTCCACCTTTACGACTGCCTGAGAGCCAACAAAGCCTTAATGAGCTGGGGGATTGAAGGGCGTGTTCCGTTCCTAGATAAAGAATTTATGGATATTGCGATGACCCTTAATCCAAAAGATAAAATGGTAAATGCCGCCGAAGGAAAAATCGAAAAATGGGTACTGAGAAAAGCCTTTGAGGATCTTCTTCCGGAATCGATTGCCTGGAGACAGAAAGAGCAGTTCTCAGACGGGGTCGGCTATTCATGGATCGATACTCTGAAAGAAGTAGCCGAAAGAGAAGTAAGCGATGAAATGATGGCCAATGCACGCTTCAGATTCCCGCTGAACACCCCTCAAAACAAAGAAGAATACCGCTACCGTACCATTTTCGAGGAACATTTCCCAAGCGAAACGGCAGCTGCCACTGTACCTTCAGTACCTTCTGTAGCTTGCTCCACCCCTATCGCACTGGAATGGGACGAAGCATTTAAAAATATGAACGATCCGAGCGGAAGAGCCGTAAAAGTACACGAAACGTCATACGGCGAGACTGCGGAAACGGCAAAAGTGTAG
- a CDS encoding GLPGLI family protein — MHQKILLSIFTFLCCYSFAQTYEVQYMSSYNGKVSAEQSPTVVIANEKENFILNQKIKDQKADFPFEITKVEKPSNTVFSYAFLKPDEIISASDKESIGKQTFEYTNETKKILGYICKKAVTKINSNTIEVWYTNDLKIHGGPSTIGQNLGFVLEIERNKTSAITAISIKKVKKSGIDNLLKGAVTSTDQLGYRDLLWKSRFTTLKVFDNEIINFSDQSKSDDQIKRFANGTIILKKIKFPKITEGENIFVELKQQSNGDAYDRTGTVFFIPQDKSQSFFNGLENGVKTLPLYENGNGKQYYGIMTTDQYNPPVEMMRFFTAFGINKFNNLQLKDKNWQTVSPYREDITDLKPSLSEKELWIGAFIGNYDKGGHKVSLEITIHKSDQGIYKNNAVIPLFNTLNIMEMAGQEYSTMFDKDQGLLVEFTLKKDLKNAQLKYTTTGHGGWENGDEFLPKLNSILVDGKLAFSFVPWRTDCGSYRLYNPASGNFPDGLSSSDLSRSNWCPGTVTNPNFIPLGDLKAGKHTIQIKIPQGPREGSSFSAWNVSGVLLGTE, encoded by the coding sequence ATAACGGAAAAGTTTCTGCTGAGCAATCTCCTACCGTGGTGATCGCCAACGAAAAAGAAAACTTTATCCTGAATCAGAAAATCAAAGATCAGAAAGCCGATTTCCCTTTTGAAATCACAAAAGTAGAAAAGCCTTCCAATACGGTTTTTTCCTATGCCTTTCTAAAACCTGATGAGATTATATCAGCCTCTGACAAGGAATCGATTGGCAAACAGACTTTCGAATATACCAATGAAACTAAGAAAATTCTGGGCTATATCTGTAAAAAAGCCGTTACCAAAATCAATTCAAACACCATTGAGGTTTGGTATACGAATGACCTGAAAATTCATGGCGGGCCTTCTACCATCGGACAAAACCTAGGCTTCGTACTGGAAATTGAAAGAAATAAAACGTCTGCCATTACAGCAATTTCTATTAAAAAAGTAAAAAAATCAGGCATCGATAATCTCCTCAAAGGAGCGGTAACTTCAACAGACCAGCTGGGCTACAGGGATCTTTTGTGGAAAAGCCGGTTTACTACGCTTAAGGTTTTCGACAATGAAATCATTAATTTTTCAGATCAATCGAAATCGGATGACCAGATTAAAAGATTCGCCAACGGAACCATTATTCTCAAAAAAATTAAATTTCCTAAAATTACGGAAGGTGAAAATATTTTCGTGGAGCTAAAACAGCAGTCCAACGGAGATGCATACGACAGGACCGGAACGGTTTTCTTTATTCCACAGGATAAATCACAGTCGTTCTTCAACGGCCTTGAGAATGGCGTAAAAACCTTGCCGCTCTATGAAAATGGAAACGGGAAACAGTATTACGGAATTATGACGACCGACCAATACAATCCTCCCGTTGAAATGATGCGTTTCTTTACGGCTTTCGGGATCAATAAATTCAATAACCTCCAGTTAAAAGATAAAAACTGGCAGACTGTAAGCCCTTACCGTGAAGATATTACCGACCTTAAGCCTTCTTTAAGTGAAAAAGAACTGTGGATCGGAGCCTTTATCGGAAATTACGACAAGGGTGGCCATAAAGTGAGCCTGGAAATTACAATTCACAAAAGCGACCAGGGTATTTATAAGAACAATGCCGTCATCCCTTTGTTCAATACCCTGAACATTATGGAAATGGCAGGACAGGAATATTCGACGATGTTTGATAAAGATCAGGGGCTGCTGGTAGAATTTACCCTGAAAAAAGATCTTAAAAATGCGCAACTGAAATATACGACGACCGGGCACGGCGGCTGGGAAAACGGTGATGAGTTCCTTCCGAAATTAAATTCCATACTTGTAGACGGAAAGCTGGCTTTCTCTTTTGTACCGTGGAGAACCGACTGCGGATCTTACCGATTATACAATCCTGCTTCGGGAAATTTTCCGGACGGGCTTTCTTCTTCCGACCTCAGCAGATCCAACTGGTGCCCGGGAACGGTAACCAATCCGAACTTCATCCCTTTGGGTGATTTGAAAGCCGGGAAACACACCATCCAGATAAAAATTCCTCAGGGCCCGAGAGAAGGATCAAGTTTCAGTGCCTGGAATGTTTCGGGAGTATTGTTGGGAACGGAGTAA
- a CDS encoding MFS transporter, with protein MSEELSQPTISIKKILPLILATAIFMQMLDSTILNTSLPSIAKDLKESPLNMQNAIISYVLTLAVFMPASGFLADRFGTKKIFIFSLVLFSLGSLFCAMSQNLTHLVISRVIQGVGGSLMTPVGKLALIKTFDKNELLKAMNFAIIPALIGPVLGPLVGGYMVDYLSWHWIFLINIPIGILGISLGLKFMPNYKSKDVDFDLKGFLIFAAASLLLSIALELFGNMQNITPVLVIFILGFLCLYYYYKHAKKDESPIFPLNLFQVRTFRVGIVGNLATRLGISSVPLLLPLMIQIAYKQSAVTSGWIIAPMALTAIFGKSYVIKILDKFGYRQTLMTNTFIIGTLICLLAIPDINTPIYWFIPIIAILGFFNSIQFTSMNTISIADLRNFQTSSGNSLLSVNQQLAIGFGIAFGLIVLKIFENTDLIHGEMHNAFRWTFLTVGILTIISAFIFRRLHISDGKNMQSKED; from the coding sequence ATGTCAGAAGAACTATCGCAGCCGACCATTTCGATCAAAAAAATCCTACCGTTAATCCTGGCAACGGCCATCTTTATGCAGATGCTGGATTCTACGATCCTTAATACTTCACTGCCGTCCATCGCAAAAGACCTGAAAGAATCTCCGCTGAACATGCAGAACGCCATCATCAGTTATGTACTCACTTTAGCCGTCTTCATGCCGGCAAGCGGATTTCTGGCAGACCGGTTCGGAACAAAAAAGATCTTCATATTTTCACTCGTCCTTTTCAGCTTGGGTTCCCTGTTCTGCGCCATGTCACAAAACCTTACTCACCTGGTTATTTCCAGGGTGATCCAGGGTGTCGGGGGAAGCTTGATGACGCCGGTCGGAAAACTGGCCCTGATTAAAACATTTGATAAAAACGAACTCCTGAAAGCGATGAATTTCGCCATTATTCCCGCGCTGATCGGTCCCGTACTTGGGCCTTTGGTGGGCGGTTATATGGTCGACTATCTTTCCTGGCACTGGATTTTTTTAATTAATATTCCGATCGGGATTCTGGGAATCAGCTTAGGGCTGAAATTTATGCCCAACTACAAATCGAAAGACGTGGATTTTGACCTTAAAGGATTCTTGATTTTTGCAGCCGCTTCCCTTCTGCTTTCCATCGCATTGGAGCTTTTCGGTAATATGCAGAACATCACTCCCGTTCTTGTTATTTTTATTCTTGGGTTTCTCTGTCTGTATTATTACTACAAGCACGCTAAAAAAGATGAAAGCCCTATTTTCCCTTTGAATCTGTTTCAGGTAAGAACCTTCAGGGTTGGAATTGTCGGCAACCTGGCGACAAGACTCGGCATTAGTTCAGTTCCGCTTTTACTGCCGTTGATGATCCAGATTGCCTACAAGCAGTCGGCCGTAACTTCGGGCTGGATTATTGCGCCAATGGCCCTTACCGCCATTTTTGGGAAATCTTACGTGATCAAAATTTTAGATAAATTCGGGTACAGACAAACCTTAATGACCAATACTTTTATTATCGGGACATTAATCTGTCTTCTCGCTATTCCGGACATCAACACGCCCATCTACTGGTTTATTCCGATTATTGCCATCCTGGGATTTTTCAACTCGATTCAGTTTACTTCCATGAACACCATTTCCATTGCCGATCTACGGAACTTTCAGACGAGCAGCGGAAATTCACTTCTATCAGTCAATCAGCAGCTGGCTATCGGTTTCGGGATTGCTTTCGGATTAATTGTTTTAAAAATCTTTGAAAACACCGACCTCATCCACGGGGAAATGCATAATGCCTTCCGCTGGACCTTTCTTACCGTAGGAATTCTTACCATCATTTCCGCGTTTATTTTCCGCAGGCTCCATATTTCGGATGGTAAAAATATGCAGTCGAAAGAAGATTAA